In Pseudobdellovibrio exovorus JSS, the genomic stretch AGAAAATAGAAAGCATCACGATTTTTATATTAAAATGTTTCATACCGAGACGAATCTAACAAAAAAGCCAAAGAATATCTGCTGTAATGATTCTGACAGTTGTCAAAGCTTTAGACAGCTTTAGATCGTGCTCTGAGACTCCGAAAAAATAGAATGGGATTCAGTCGGCAATCTACATTGAAAACAACTCAAAGAGCCAGTCAAATAGCCTCTCGAATAAGCTCTATGGAGTCCCTGTTCTTTGGAATCTTATTAACCATCATGTTCGCCCTTTTCTTCACTCCTTCCACTTCATGGGCCACGAGTGAAAACTGTGAGCCCTATGACTTACGGGAAAGCAGTGTGGGACCTGATCGCCCTTTGCCTGTACAAAGGGAACAAGGGGCCTCTGGTTGGTGCTACGCGATGGTCCTTAGTGATTTACTTTCATATAAATTTAAAGCCACCGTGTCTTCGACGGATATAGCCCTTCATCACTTGAACTCTCACTTTACAGAGCACTGGAAGCGATATCAAACAGCCTCAGCTCATTCACCCGCACGTGCCTTTCCTCTTGGAGGCGGACGGCTGACAATGGCCCTGAATGATTTAAAATCCCGCGGCGTCTGTCTTGAGCAAAACTTTGCCTCGCACTTAACAAACCAAGATCCTCCTGCAATGACTAAAGCTGAGCGGCAACCAGCCTCAGTTGACACAGATATCACAGCAAAAGGACTCAGCCGTTTTTTCTCGAACGAGCATCAAACCAACTTGCAGTCTTTGGTGAAGGATGTAAAAGATCCTCAACTCTTTTCAGCTCTACAAAAAATAGCGGCACAGCCGCACTGCAGTCCTCAGTTTCGTCATCAGTTCAGCCAAATGAATTTACAATTAGATATCGAAGAGAAAACCTCTTCAATGAGTGCGCTCGATTTTTACAAAAGATTAGATGACTCCGTATCACAATACAAAATGTTGGCTATTACTTATTCCCCAGAAGTCTTAACATCTGTGGCTCCTGTGAATACAAAAAAAAATGGGACGCATCTTTCTTCTATTGTAGGACGACGTTTCAATAAAGAGAAAACCCGCTGTGAATATCTTGTTAGAAACTCTGAAGGCTCATGTCAGGACTATGCTCAAGACTATGAATGCCAGAATAATCATGTTTGGATTCCACGACAGACTCTACAATCAGCAACAAGTCACTTCATGTATTTCCCAACAAACTAGTCAGCAAGCTCAAAGAGTAATATCTGAAGCGAATTAATTACTAATGCTTCGTCAAAATAAAAAAAGCGAATCCTCTTTTAAAGAATTCGCTTTTGATTTTTTAAATTTAAGATGGCTGACTAACCTGCTTTTTTCCACTGCCAGTCTGGATTGTGCCATACTTGATTCGCCCACGTCGTGTGTGTATTAGACACCCACTCTTTTTTACGAAGCTTATTCCAAATAAATGATTCCACCTCTTGAGGTGTATTCGCTTTAATCGTCAACAGCATATCCCAGTCACCCATTACAGACCACGCTGACGTGACCTCAGGCCATTCTTGCTGCCAATTCCAATTTTCTGGTTGAGGTGTCTTTTCGTTCCATTTAACCCATACTTGTGCTTGCCACATA encodes the following:
- a CDS encoding Lrp/AsnC ligand binding domain-containing protein encodes the protein MWQAQVWVKWNEKTPQPENWNWQQEWPEVTSAWSVMGDWDMLLTIKANTPQEVESFIWNKLRKKEWVSNTHTTWANQVWHNPDWQWKKAG